A section of the Macadamia integrifolia cultivar HAES 741 chromosome 9, SCU_Mint_v3, whole genome shotgun sequence genome encodes:
- the LOC122088255 gene encoding L-type lectin-domain containing receptor kinase SIT2-like: MAFVIAPTRELPGAFHAHYLGLFNSTNIGKPSNHIIAIELDCKQNQEFNDIDGNHVGIDINDLKSVESAPASYFSDEENRYVNLSLVGGQPLQLWVEYYGGEKKLNVTLAPINVPKPKIPLLSLKIDLSQIIMDSMFVGFSSATYSFPVPRYVLGWSFKMNGGEARELTLSQLPKLPHPKKHNTRLFKVTFSVIGASTLVFISIFIIHFIVKRKKKFAEVLEDWELDYKPHRFKYKDLYIATKGFKDQELLGTGGFGRVYKGVLPKSKTQVAVKRVSHNSRQGEREFIAEIVSIGKLRHRNIVRLLGYCRRHKGELLLVYDFMPNGSLDKFLFNQTTTETTMISWFLRFRIIKSVASALLYLHEEWEQLVVHRDVKSSNVLLDKELNGSLGDFGLARLYDHGTDPQTTHVVGTLGYLAPELISGTGKANPSVDVFAFGAFLLEVACGRRPIEPEASEKCVVLVEWVISSWSKGSILQTVDPKLGLNYKADEMELVLKLGLLCSQSVPTARPCMRQVVRYLEGEVPLPELSSLYQSIGT; encoded by the coding sequence ATGGCATTCGTGATAGCACCCACAAGAGAGCTCCCCGGTGCTTTCCATGCCCATTATCTTGGCCTCTTCAACTCAACCAATATTGGCAAACCCTCCAACCATATAATCGCAATCGAGCTCGATTGCAAACAAAACCAGGAGTTCAACGACATCGATGGAAACCACGTCGGTATcgatatcaatgacttgaaatctGTTGAGTCTGCACCTGCATCTTATTTTAGTGATGAAGAGAATAGGTATGTTAACTTGAGCCTCGTAGGTGGACAACCCTTGCAACTCTGGGTGGAATATTATGGTGGAGAGAAGAAGCTTAATGTGACTTTAGCTCCTATTAATGTCCCTAAACCAAAGATCCCACTCTTGTCATTGAAAATTGATCTTTCTCAGATCATTATGGATTCCATGTTTGTGGGCTTCTCCTCAGCTACATATTCCTTCCCAGTACCCCGTTATGTTTTGGGATGGAGTTTTAAAATGAATGGGGGTGAAgcaagagaactcactctctcccAACTTCCTAAGCTTCCTCATCCAAAGAAACATAACACTAGACTTTTTAAGGTTACATTTTCGGTGATAGGTGCTTCTACTTTAGTGTTCATCTCCATCTTCATTATCCACTTTATagtgaaaaggaagaaaaagtttGCTGAAGTGCTTGAGGATTGGGAACTTGATTATAAACCTCACAGGTTCAAATATAAAGATCTCTACATAGCCACCAAGGGGTTCAAGGATCAGGAGCTTCTTGGAACTGGTGGCTTTGGTAGGGTTTATAAAGGTGTACTACCAAAATCCAAGACACAAGTTGCAGTGAAGAGAGTCTCCCATAATTCTAGAcaaggggagagagaattcATTGCTGAGATCGTCAGCATCGGTAAATTGAGGCATAGGAACATAGTTAGACTCCTGGGTTACTGTAGACGGCATAAGGGAGAGCTTCTTCTGGTCTATGATTTCATGCCCAACGGGAGTCTAGACAAATTCCTCTTCAATCAAACAACAACAGAGACGACGATGATCAGTTGGTTTCTAAGATTTCGAATCATCAAAAGCGTCGCGTCTGCATTGTTATATTTGCATGAAGAATGGGAACAGCTTGTGGTTCATAGGGATGTAAAGTCCAGTAATGTGTTATTAGATAAGGAGCTAAATGGAAGCTTAGGAGATTTTGGGCTTGCAAGATTATATGATCATGGAACTGACCCTCAAACCACACATGTAGTTGGGACACTTGGTTATCTTGCTCCTGAACTAATCTCTGGAACTGGCAAAGCAAACCCTAGTGTGGATGTGTTTGCATTTGGGGCTTTTTTGCTTGAAGTTGCTTGTGGTAGGAGGCCCATAGAACCAGAAGCATCTGAAAAGTGTGTGGTGTTGGTTGAATGGGTGATCTCAAGTTGGAGTAAGGGTTCCATACTTCAAACTGTGGATCCCAAATTGGGACTTAATTATAAAGCGGATGAAATGGAGCTGGTTTTGAAACTTGGTTTACTGTGTTCACAATCTGTTCCAACTGCAAGGCCATGCATGCGACAAGTAGTACGATATTTGGAAGGAGAGGTTCCTCTACCAGAGTTATCATCTTTGTATCAAAGCATAGGCACCTGA
- the LOC122088472 gene encoding uncharacterized mitochondrial protein AtMg00820-like: MLSLVEPKSVAEAIQDASWVKAMEKELDQIEKNKTWTLVPRPADKNVIGTKWVFKNKLNEDGQVVRNKARLVCKGYAQVKGIDFEETFAPVARMEAIRLFLALAVHRGFRVYQMDVKSAFLNGMLEEEVYIEQPDGFQLSADPTMV, from the coding sequence ATGTTGTCTCTTGTAGAGCCAAAATCAGTTGCAGAGGCGATACAAGATGCAAGTTGGGTGAAAGCAATGGAAAAGGAGCTTGATCAAATAGAGAAGAATAAGACTTGGACTTTAGTACCAAGACCAGCTGATAAGAATGTCATTGGTACAAAGTGGGTCTTCAAAAACAAGCTCAATGAGGATGGCCAAGttgtgagaaacaaagcaagattgGTATGCAAGGGCTATGCACAAGTAAAGGGAATTGACTTTGAAGAGACCTTTGCTCCAGTTGCAAGAATGGAAGCTATCAGATTATTTCTAGCTTTGGCAGTGCATCGAGGTTTCAGAGtgtatcaaatggatgtcaagtCAGCATTCTTAAATGGGATGCTAGAGGAGGAAGTCTACATCGAACAACCAGATGGATTCCAGCTGAGTGCAGATCCTACAATGGTATGA
- the LOC122089716 gene encoding uncharacterized protein LOC122089716, producing the protein MVRPKDKFWEHVEQHALGRFTCNYCGLNYSGSVSRVKAHLACQPGHDVQICTQVPEHIQADALAEFNLSRSAKKRRSDSLESGMGSTSSTPSMPHVRVAHQPTMLEMAAKQDKKSLDMLVTDFFVNNNISFNVIQTNSFIEMLRGACAYGTSYVVPSYSNLRTSLIPGKKAKIMQYVSSIKATWDIIGCTIMSDSWTDIKKRSWVNVIAYSPGGAVFLKCIECGINRLTSTFLFNEISDVIEKVGPKNVVQFISDNGSNFCSCGDMLSGKWRHIYRINCAAHGINLLLKDIHKKVKWVREVIEDGKLVVNYIHRHTGIVALMRKFTNNRDIKQPCKTRFGTYFFMLQSLIVVENELRLFVASSEWRAFQFNKVEMTVRTVGIIQSETFWEGAKEVVAFMEPLICILRLVDSDGSTAGYLYEATERAKETLRKFVEKDGGKYLAIMDLFQFRLEKNIIHHVHLFGALLNPSIMFGGRLDIDGTKFMNAQDFIMDIMIPLEDREQFMQEVIDYRMKSPLLFNMTGQTMMKTNHPRIWWQFVGSAFPVLQNIACRILSQPCSSSPCERNWSAWDAAQTKKRNRLAPEMLEDLVYIRMNSMMRENYESQLHKDSRPIDLDNLGELPIVDFELEMERLEQTYKEPEPSDTGADGGSTSCSLMSPH; encoded by the exons ATGGTGAGACCTAAGGATAAATTTTGGGAACATGTAGAGCAACATGCTTTGGGCCGTTTCACATGTAACTATTGTGGACTTAATTATTCCGGGAGTGTTTCACGAGTGAAGGCTCATTTAGCTTGTCAACCTGGACatgatgttcaaatttgcaCCCAAGTTCCTGAGCACATTCAAGCTGATGCCCTGGCAGAATttaatttgagtagatctgctaAGAAAAGAAGGAGTGATTCTCTTGAAAGTGGAATGGGTTCCACAAGTAGCACACCGTCTATGCCTCATGTTAGGGTTGCACATCAACCCACAATGCTAGAGATGGCTGCTAAGCAAGACAAGAAATCATTGGACATGTTGGTAActgatttttttgtcaataataACATTTCCTTCAATGTTATTCAGACAAATTCTTTTATTGAGATGCTAAGGGGTGCATGTGCTTATGGTACAAGTTATGTTGTACCTAGTTATAGCAATCTTCGGACCAGTTTGATTCCTGGAAAAAAAGCGAAAATCATGCAATATGTTAGCAGTATAAAGGCGACATGGGATATCATAGGTTGCACAATTATGTCTGATTCTTGGACTGACATAAAGAAGAGGTCATGGGTTAATGTGATTGCTTACTCTCCTGGGGGTGCTGTGTTTTTGAAATGTATTGAGTGCGGTATAAATAGATTAACTTCCACAtttcttttcaatgaaatttctgatgtcATTGAAAAAGTTGGACCAAAGAATGTTGTGCAATTTATTTCAGATAATGGTTCTAACTTTTGTTCTTGTGGTGATATGTTGTCTGGAAAATGGCGTCATATATATAGAATAAATTGTGCTGCTCATGGGATTAATCTGCTTTTGAAAGATATTCACAAAAAAGTTAAATGGGTGAGGGAAGTTATAGAAGATGGAAAACTTGTAGTGAATTATATTCACAGGCACACAGGTATTGTAGCATTGATGAGAAAATTCACCAACAATAGAGATATCAAGCAGCCTTGCAAGACAAGGTTtggtacttatttttttatgctgcAGTCTCTTATTGTTGTTGAGAATGAGTTGAGGCTTTTTGTTGCATCATCTGAGTGGAGAGCCTTTCAATTTAATAAAGTTGAAATGACAGTGAGAACTGTTGGAATAATTCAATCAGAGACATTTTGGGAGGGGGCAAAGGAAGTTGTTGCTTTCATGGAGCCACTTATTTGTATTCTTCGCCTTGTTGATTCAGATGGTTCTACTGCAGGTTACTTATATGAAGCAACAGAAAGGGCAAAAGAAACATTGAGAAAATTTGTGGAGAAGGATGGAGGGAAGTATTTAGCCATAAtggatttgtttcaatttaggtTAGAGAAGAACATTATTCATCATGTTCATCTCTTTGGTGCACTTTTGAATCCTTCTATTATGTTTGGTGGTCGACTTGATATTGATGGAACTAAATTTATGAATGCACAAGATTTTATAATGGACATCATGATTCCTTTAGAAGATCGTGAGCAATTCATGCAAGAAGTCATTGATTATCGCATGAAAAGTCCATTGTTGTTCAATATGACAGGGCAGACAATGATGAAAACTAATCATCCAA ggatttggtggCAATTTGTTGGTAGTGCATTTCCTGTGCTTCAAAATATTGCTTGTAGAATCTTGAGTCAGCCTTGTAGTTCCTCTCCTTGTGAGCGTAATTGGAGTGCTTGGGATGCagcacaaacaaagaaaagaaatagattagCCCCAGAGATGCTAGAGGATTTGGTGTACATCAGGATGAACTCTATGATGAGGGAGAACTATGAAAGCCAACTACATAAAGATTCAAGGCCTATTGATTTAGATAATCTTGGTGAATTACCTATAGTAGACTTTGAGCTTGAAATGGAGAGGCTTGAGCAGACGTACAAGGAACCTGAACCATCTGACACTGGAGCTGATGGAGGATCTACTTCATGTAGTTTAATGTCTCCTCattga
- the LOC122089717 gene encoding uncharacterized G-patch domain protein DDB_G0278987-like, with the protein MDELHGSLSAFEMHIARPKAIDKTAAFKVQKKKQIKPKSEEVDIDTDTNTDTESDDGETNFVRKLKRGNGKYKGVGHFATKCSHERKDTNDESKKFKKKNTFFKKGRSKSKELNSKHHSSTSDDSFEDESEDETADEALFMALSEITEKSNGYPTTCSETDDNDEEAEVYLKEELNAALDELETERISNKKTMKKLKKAEQKILELKVQLEESNKVSDDLEAQLSLKYVDCCKLEAEVVMLSEKLKKYSTQSSTDPQTSKLDEILSC; encoded by the exons ATGGACGAGTTGCATGGTTCCCTTTCAGCTTTTGAGATGCATATTGCTAGACCTAAAGCAATTGACAAGACAGCTGCATTCAAGGTTCAAAAGAAGAAGCAAATTAAGCCTAAATCCGAAGAAGTTGATATCGATACTGATACTAATACTGATACTGAGAGTGATGATGGCGAAACAAACTTTGTTAGAAAGCTGAAGCGAGGTAACGGCAAGTATAAAG GTGTTGGACACTTTGCTACTAAGTGTTCACACGAGCGTAAAGATAccaatgatgaatctaagaaattcaagaagaaaaatactTTCTTCAAGAAAGGGAGGTCAAAGAGTAAAGAACTCAATTCCAAACACCATAGCAGCACTTCAGATGACAGTTTTGAAGATGAGTCAGAAGATGAAACTGCAGATGAGGCATTGTTCATGGCACTAAGTGAAATTACTGAGAAGTCTAATGGTTACCCCACTACTTGTTCTGAAACTGATGACAACGATGAGGAGGCTGAAGTTTACTTAAAAGAAGAACTCAATGCAGCTCTTGATGAGCTAGAGACTGAACGCATAAGCAACAAGAAGACTATGAAGAAACTCAAGAAAGCTGAGCAGAAGATTCTTGAGTTGAAGGTTCAGTTGGAAGAGTCTAATAAGGTTTCCGATGATCTTGAGGCTCAACTCTCCCTCAAATATGTTGACTGTTGTAAGCTTGAGGCAGAGGTTGTCATGTTGAgcgaaaaattgaagaaatataGTACCCAATCATCCACTGATCCTCAAACCAGTAAGCTTGATGAGATACTTAGCTGCTAG